Proteins co-encoded in one Spirosoma endbachense genomic window:
- a CDS encoding NIPSNAP family protein, producing MKRRNFVASSLLAVPALATSESNKPDAQKAVYEWRTYEPRYGSPQSTIENYLKDALIPALNRQGVKSVGAFREMGKSDPAKLHVLIPYPSWDAYITAASKLTSDQAFGQATQAYVSLPPEKAPFGRYSTSLMSAFDGLPQLIVPEKQPRIFELRTYEGYNEDAVRRKIKMFNVEEIKIFNKTKLYPVFFGEVVAGEHMPCLTYMLTFKDMAERDANWKQFSADPDWKTTAQAPEYANTVSNIIRIFLEPTSYSQI from the coding sequence ATGAAACGAAGAAATTTTGTGGCCTCATCGCTATTGGCCGTTCCTGCGCTGGCGACTTCTGAAAGCAACAAGCCTGATGCACAGAAAGCAGTATATGAATGGCGAACCTATGAACCCAGGTATGGCTCTCCGCAATCGACTATTGAAAATTACCTGAAAGATGCGCTGATTCCGGCGCTAAACCGGCAAGGTGTCAAAAGTGTAGGCGCTTTTCGGGAGATGGGTAAATCGGATCCGGCCAAACTACACGTTTTAATTCCCTATCCATCCTGGGATGCCTACATTACGGCGGCCAGCAAGCTGACCAGCGATCAGGCATTTGGTCAGGCTACTCAGGCTTATGTTAGCCTGCCGCCCGAAAAAGCACCTTTTGGCCGCTACTCGACATCACTGATGAGTGCGTTTGATGGATTGCCACAGCTGATTGTACCGGAGAAACAACCCAGAATTTTTGAACTGCGCACCTACGAAGGCTATAACGAAGATGCCGTTCGGCGGAAGATAAAAATGTTTAATGTAGAAGAGATCAAGATCTTTAACAAAACGAAACTATACCCGGTATTTTTTGGGGAAGTTGTGGCGGGTGAGCACATGCCTTGCCTAACCTACATGCTAACATTTAAGGATATGGCAGAGCGTGATGCTAACTGGAAACAATTTAGCGCTGATCCTGATTGGAAAACTACTGCTCAGGCGCCGGAATATGCCAACACGGTGTCAAACATTATCCGGATTTTTCTGGAGCCGACCAGTTATTCTCAAATTTAG
- a CDS encoding DoxX family protein — protein MNNLSLYIQAIIYIAAGLNHFINPKTYLSIMPPYIPAHSMLVMLSGVAEVLLGIGLLFPATRSLSAWGLILLLIAVFPANVYMATASRFRKFPVWLRWARLPIQGLLIWWAYQYT, from the coding sequence ATGAATAACCTAAGCCTTTACATCCAGGCCATTATTTACATCGCTGCTGGACTGAATCATTTTATAAATCCCAAAACCTATCTCAGCATAATGCCGCCTTATATTCCGGCGCATAGCATGCTGGTTATGTTGAGTGGCGTAGCTGAAGTACTATTGGGTATTGGATTACTCTTTCCGGCAACCCGTTCGCTATCGGCCTGGGGGTTGATTCTGTTGCTCATTGCCGTCTTTCCGGCCAATGTGTATATGGCTACCGCCAGCCGGTTTCGGAAATTTCCGGTTTGGTTGCGCTGGGCACGATTACCCATACAGGGTCTCCTGATCTGGTGGGCCTATCAATATACTTAA
- a CDS encoding response regulator — protein sequence MPDFFSPLIYAVDDDEDDRYLLEHIFTDHFKECDLRVFDNGAALLTHLTHQLDGRLPDMIILDLEMPVFSGFELLHFLKQNDDFSLIPVSILSATLHKEHIDRCYELGSSRYLSKSQSYIELVSSIQQLQEYWLEALVLKKRTQKQYSRLLEVIDLESLSLN from the coding sequence ATGCCTGATTTTTTTAGTCCGTTAATCTATGCTGTAGACGATGACGAAGACGATCGCTACTTGTTAGAGCATATTTTTACTGATCATTTTAAGGAATGCGACTTGCGGGTATTTGACAATGGAGCAGCGCTCTTGACCCATTTAACGCATCAATTAGACGGTAGACTGCCAGATATGATTATTCTGGATTTAGAAATGCCCGTCTTTAGTGGTTTTGAACTTCTTCATTTTTTAAAGCAAAACGACGATTTTAGCTTAATACCTGTTTCGATTCTGTCAGCAACGCTCCATAAAGAGCATATTGATCGGTGCTACGAATTAGGGTCAAGTAGATATCTGAGCAAATCGCAAAGTTACATCGAGTTGGTTTCCAGCATTCAACAGTTGCAAGAGTACTGGCTGGAAGCGCTCGTTCTAAAAAAAAGAACCCAAAAGCAGTATTCAAGGCTACTGGAAGTAATTGACCTGGAAAGTCTTTCGCTTAATTAA
- a CDS encoding YceI family protein, which yields MKKLALLSAMALSAFLWGCKKTDDVVATVYELDDTKSVAEWKGHLRTGYFNEGSIRVQSKNLTSQNGKISGGIFSIPLSSLVNYNLPTDSLKQQLVHHLQSADFFNMAVHPAITYTITSVTSYTGSTPNGIDGANYQVNGDLTMLGKTYAVNFPAKIDLTNNQIMAEGVLKVDRTKWGITYASDPTLPDANFIQPDIDIHLKLVGSKK from the coding sequence ATGAAGAAATTAGCTTTATTAAGTGCAATGGCCTTATCTGCTTTTCTGTGGGGATGCAAGAAAACCGATGATGTGGTTGCCACAGTGTATGAACTCGACGATACGAAATCAGTAGCTGAGTGGAAAGGCCATCTTCGCACCGGGTATTTCAATGAAGGGTCTATTCGTGTTCAAAGTAAAAACCTGACGAGTCAAAACGGGAAAATTAGTGGCGGGATATTCAGCATTCCCCTTTCTTCTCTAGTCAATTACAATTTACCGACAGATTCCCTGAAGCAACAGCTGGTGCACCACCTGCAAAGTGCCGACTTTTTTAATATGGCTGTTCATCCTGCCATAACCTATACGATCACCAGTGTTACGAGCTATACGGGCAGTACGCCCAATGGTATCGATGGGGCCAACTATCAGGTAAACGGAGACCTGACGATGTTAGGTAAAACCTATGCGGTTAACTTCCCGGCTAAAATTGATCTAACCAATAATCAGATTATGGCAGAGGGAGTCCTGAAAGTAGACCGGACAAAATGGGGAATAACCTACGCATCAGATCCTACATTACCCGACGCCAATTTCATTCAGCCTGATATTGATATTCACCTGAAGTTAGTGGGTAGCAAAAAATGA
- a CDS encoding TIM barrel protein, producing MNGSQKVSRKDFLKTSALAMAAVLTPGLDVFAKPAKTVGLQLYTLRDLLPKDVEGTLKKVAEIGYKEVELFGYSDGKFFGKTPAQFSALLKSLGLSAPSGHYTTGNTMPNAKGTLKKDWKRAVDDAATLGQKYMVCAYLFPEERKMDDYKRHVDLFNKSAELCKASGIQFAYHNHDFEFKPMGGQLPYDLILKGTDPNLVKMELDLYWASFAGQDPVALFKKHPGRFPLWHIKDMAKTKEREFAEVGLGSINFQRIFDAKKTAGLTHYFVEQDICKRPPLESIAISYRNLTKISV from the coding sequence ATGAACGGTTCACAAAAAGTATCCCGTAAGGATTTTCTTAAAACCAGTGCGCTGGCGATGGCCGCCGTCCTGACTCCTGGCCTTGATGTATTTGCCAAGCCTGCCAAAACCGTTGGCTTACAACTATACACCCTGCGTGACTTACTGCCGAAAGACGTTGAAGGCACGCTGAAAAAAGTAGCTGAGATTGGCTATAAAGAAGTTGAGCTATTTGGCTATTCGGATGGTAAGTTTTTTGGGAAAACACCGGCTCAGTTTTCGGCTTTACTGAAGAGTCTGGGTTTGTCGGCTCCGAGCGGTCACTACACTACCGGAAACACCATGCCCAATGCGAAGGGTACGCTGAAAAAGGACTGGAAGCGGGCCGTCGACGATGCGGCTACACTGGGCCAGAAATACATGGTGTGTGCGTATCTGTTTCCGGAAGAACGCAAAATGGATGACTACAAACGCCATGTCGATCTGTTCAACAAATCGGCAGAGCTTTGTAAAGCCAGCGGCATTCAATTTGCTTACCATAACCACGATTTTGAATTTAAGCCCATGGGCGGTCAACTGCCCTACGATCTTATCCTGAAAGGCACTGATCCGAATCTGGTGAAGATGGAGCTTGATCTTTATTGGGCCAGTTTCGCGGGGCAGGATCCGGTTGCTCTGTTCAAGAAACATCCTGGTCGTTTCCCGCTCTGGCATATAAAAGATATGGCCAAAACAAAAGAGCGCGAATTTGCGGAGGTGGGCTTAGGCTCGATCAATTTCCAGCGTATTTTCGATGCGAAGAAAACAGCAGGATTAACGCACTATTTCGTAGAGCAGGATATCTGCAAGCGCCCCCCATTGGAATCCATTGCCATCAGCTATCGGAATCTGACCAAAATTAGTGTTTAG
- a CDS encoding alpha-galactosidase: MIRPVFVFVVMLSLTIVTAWSAPGDTHIVIETRRTALVIRVDKDQNPTIVHLGQRLDRTDEYARIPGNGKRGEDYTGIYNSVYTPAGGRNLLEPAIQVTHADGNPSLDLRYVRHERKPAEEGTVLTTVYLKDPQYPFEVTLYYKAYQNEDVIEQWSTIRHTEKKNVTLHKYASANLYIPAENYYLTHFHGDWANEMNPTEELLSEGIKLLDTKLGTRADLFQPPSFMVALNQPAEEDKGEVMAGTLAWSGNYQIAFEVDPLHNLRLTAGINPYASAYSLTPGKEFTTPAFLFTYSNSGKGTASRNLHRWARKFRIPQGQGDRLTLLNNWEATYFDFNEEKLTALFKDGKKLGVDLFLLDDGWFGNKYPRNDDRAGLGDWQENVKKLPHGLGHLVKEAEGAGIKFGIWLEPEMVSPKSELYEKHPDWVLKLPNRQEYYFRNQLVLDLTNPKVQEFVYGIVDDVVTKNPTLSYIKWDCNAVIYNAFSATNPNPSHLYVDYVQGLYKVMERLRTKYPTLPMMLCSGGGGRVDYGALRYFTEFWPSDNTDGLERVFIQWNYSYFFPAIATCNHVTDWGKQPIKFRTDVAMMGKVGYDIVVSKLDEKELEFSQQALKTYEQIKTVVWQGDLFRLLSPYTSDIASLMYVSESRDRAVWFSYLTKNRYKAGSTAPVRLKGLDPAKNYSVRELNVYPGTKSAINTETTVYSGNYLMTIGFNPNVDTRRTSVVLELVESK; encoded by the coding sequence ATGATTCGACCTGTTTTTGTATTTGTGGTCATGCTTTCCCTGACCATAGTAACAGCCTGGAGCGCACCTGGTGACACACACATCGTTATCGAAACCCGTCGAACCGCTCTGGTCATTCGGGTGGATAAAGACCAGAATCCGACTATTGTTCACCTCGGCCAACGGCTTGATCGCACCGACGAGTATGCACGCATTCCGGGAAATGGCAAGCGTGGGGAAGATTACACGGGCATTTACAATTCCGTTTATACGCCTGCCGGGGGACGAAATCTATTGGAACCAGCCATTCAGGTGACCCATGCCGACGGGAACCCATCACTTGACCTGCGCTATGTGCGGCATGAACGCAAGCCCGCAGAGGAAGGCACCGTGCTGACAACGGTTTATCTGAAAGACCCGCAATATCCGTTTGAGGTGACGCTGTACTATAAAGCATACCAGAACGAAGATGTTATTGAACAGTGGTCTACGATACGGCATACCGAAAAAAAGAACGTTACGCTGCATAAATACGCATCAGCGAACCTGTACATTCCGGCGGAGAATTATTACCTGACGCATTTCCACGGCGACTGGGCCAACGAAATGAATCCAACCGAAGAACTGCTTTCGGAAGGCATCAAACTGCTGGATACCAAATTAGGAACACGGGCCGATCTGTTTCAACCACCTTCGTTTATGGTCGCCCTCAACCAGCCCGCTGAAGAAGATAAAGGCGAAGTTATGGCCGGAACGCTGGCCTGGTCGGGTAACTATCAGATTGCATTTGAGGTCGATCCGCTGCATAACTTACGGCTTACGGCAGGAATCAATCCGTACGCATCGGCCTATTCGCTGACACCAGGCAAGGAGTTTACAACACCGGCGTTTCTGTTCACGTATTCAAATTCAGGGAAAGGAACCGCCAGCCGAAATCTGCACCGTTGGGCGCGTAAGTTCCGTATTCCGCAGGGACAGGGCGATCGGCTGACGCTGCTCAATAACTGGGAAGCCACCTATTTCGATTTCAACGAGGAAAAGTTAACGGCACTTTTTAAGGATGGCAAGAAATTAGGCGTCGATCTGTTTCTGCTCGATGACGGTTGGTTTGGCAACAAATACCCCCGTAACGACGATCGCGCTGGTTTGGGTGACTGGCAGGAAAATGTTAAAAAACTGCCGCATGGTTTGGGCCATCTGGTCAAAGAAGCCGAGGGCGCAGGTATTAAATTCGGTATCTGGCTGGAGCCAGAAATGGTAAGCCCCAAGAGCGAACTTTACGAAAAACATCCCGACTGGGTGCTGAAGCTCCCAAACCGTCAGGAGTATTATTTTAGAAATCAGCTGGTACTTGATCTGACTAATCCCAAAGTTCAGGAGTTCGTCTACGGTATTGTCGACGATGTGGTGACGAAAAATCCAACATTAAGCTATATCAAATGGGATTGTAATGCCGTCATTTATAACGCATTTTCGGCTACTAATCCCAACCCATCACACCTGTATGTAGACTATGTGCAGGGCTTGTATAAAGTGATGGAGCGGCTCCGCACGAAGTATCCGACCTTACCGATGATGCTCTGTTCGGGGGGCGGTGGGCGTGTCGATTACGGCGCTTTACGGTACTTTACCGAGTTCTGGCCGAGCGACAATACCGACGGTCTGGAGCGGGTGTTCATCCAATGGAATTATTCCTATTTCTTCCCGGCTATTGCTACCTGTAACCACGTTACTGATTGGGGGAAACAGCCAATCAAGTTTCGGACGGATGTGGCCATGATGGGCAAAGTTGGCTACGACATCGTTGTCAGTAAATTAGATGAGAAAGAACTGGAATTCAGCCAACAGGCGCTGAAAACCTACGAGCAGATCAAGACGGTTGTGTGGCAGGGTGATTTATTCAGACTGTTATCGCCTTATACCAGTGACATTGCTTCGTTGATGTATGTGAGTGAATCCAGAGATCGGGCTGTCTGGTTTTCGTATTTGACCAAAAATCGCTACAAGGCTGGTAGCACCGCTCCCGTTCGCCTGAAAGGGCTCGACCCGGCCAAAAACTATTCGGTTCGGGAATTGAATGTATATCCAGGAACAAAATCGGCGATTAACACGGAAACCACTGTTTATTCCGGAAACTACCTGATGACCATTGGCTTTAATCCCAATGTCGATACGCGCCGAACCAGTGTTGTACTCGAATTGGTCGAAAGTAAATAA
- a CDS encoding gliding motility-associated C-terminal domain-containing protein codes for MPRFYSLFLFICLFTTSLRAEPVAFVQNRGQWADEVRFRAEIPGGYLYLKANALHYVFYDGAILSSHHTPTAGQPMSDQIPGHAVEVRFEGANAASQIETSHPSPTIRNYLTGKHPVGNVSAFSEVLYHDLYPGIDLRLYAYYQTLKYEFIVHPGADPAAIRLAYSGASRVRMDNEQLVVETSLQSITESRPYSYVSQNGRAIEVAAHWQLDTDQNTTTVRKAGFRFPNGYDKTQTLTIDPELVFSSYSGSYSDNWGMTATYDTDGNLYSGGIVFGPDFPAITGAFQAKFSGEVDVAVLKFSPDGSKLLYATFLGGKQAEVPHSLIVNNRGDLVIMGSTSSTDFPVTAGAYQTKTQLGTPASYSFATTTSIEFNNGSDLFISILSPDGKQLKASTFVGGASKDGVGASLTTGIHGDGISFRNYGDDLRGEVIVGPDDDVYVASVTESTDFLAAALPITGSNQADAVVFRLSSDLSQLRWSSRMGGSGYDKAHSLKLTASGSLYVCGVTTSLDLPASTDALKSKLESTIHVDGFVARFDNQKIARMTYLGTEAEDIAYLLDIDPDGNPYVFGSTRGKYPVTTGTYQNAGSSQFIHALDPNLAKTIFSTVIGSGRSTPDIAPTAFLVNECGNIYLSGWGGVVNVRTGFNTSSNTTGLPVTKEAYKKTTNGSNFWVALLERGAKSLLYATFVGSDAIGRGDHVDGGTSRFNKQGVIFHAVCACGGTNFPATAQAWSKTNNSTNCNNLAFKFDVDRLRAGFDTYRGTEKGVITGCTPLTLTFQNTSSGGKQYQWLIDGQVVSTDTAKTSYVFTKAGQYLVKIRAYNPLTCQRVDSVQQLITVNPANFQISPDTTICPDASALLRASGATKYAWSPADGLSSTTIANPMASPKQTTTYTVDMTNEFGCVTRKSVTVSTDASFRPDFTVQVGEDCNQAAQLTFVNNTKNADRYVWQLGNGDTVRTPIPENYQYNQSGQYTITLTASRNGCSLSATRTISVENLNNIPNVITPNNDGKNDVFNIGLSGMKMVIYNRWGRRVFDASPYQNDWGANVENGVYYYLLTTPTGTQCKGWLQVLQ; via the coding sequence ATGCCGCGTTTTTACTCGCTATTTCTTTTTATTTGTCTGTTTACCACAAGTCTTCGGGCAGAACCGGTTGCTTTTGTGCAAAACCGTGGTCAATGGGCAGATGAGGTGCGGTTTCGGGCTGAAATTCCGGGCGGTTATCTGTACCTGAAAGCCAATGCGCTTCATTACGTTTTCTACGATGGCGCAATCCTGTCCAGCCATCATACCCCAACGGCAGGGCAACCCATGAGCGATCAGATTCCGGGGCATGCCGTTGAAGTTCGATTTGAGGGAGCTAATGCCGCCAGCCAGATTGAAACCAGTCACCCCTCCCCTACTATTCGTAATTATCTTACAGGCAAGCATCCTGTAGGTAATGTTTCGGCATTTAGCGAGGTGCTTTACCACGACCTTTATCCGGGAATTGATCTGCGGCTATATGCCTATTATCAGACGCTCAAATACGAATTTATTGTTCACCCTGGTGCCGACCCAGCCGCTATTCGACTGGCTTATTCAGGTGCCAGCCGCGTTCGAATGGATAATGAGCAGCTGGTGGTCGAAACGAGCCTTCAGTCGATTACGGAAAGCCGTCCCTACTCCTATGTTAGCCAGAACGGTCGCGCCATCGAAGTCGCTGCACACTGGCAACTCGACACCGACCAGAATACGACTACCGTTCGAAAGGCAGGCTTCCGATTTCCAAATGGGTACGATAAAACACAAACGCTGACCATTGACCCCGAACTGGTTTTCTCGAGCTACTCTGGTTCCTATTCCGACAACTGGGGCATGACGGCTACCTACGATACAGACGGTAATCTTTACTCTGGCGGCATTGTGTTCGGGCCAGATTTCCCGGCCATAACCGGGGCGTTTCAAGCCAAGTTTAGTGGCGAAGTCGATGTAGCCGTTCTGAAATTCAGCCCGGATGGCAGCAAACTGCTTTACGCTACGTTTCTTGGCGGCAAACAGGCCGAGGTGCCACATAGCCTCATTGTCAATAACCGGGGAGATCTTGTGATCATGGGTTCCACCTCCTCAACCGATTTTCCGGTAACAGCGGGTGCCTATCAAACTAAAACCCAACTGGGTACACCAGCCTCCTACTCCTTCGCGACCACGACCAGTATTGAGTTTAACAATGGCAGTGATCTGTTTATTTCTATTCTTAGTCCCGATGGCAAGCAACTAAAAGCGAGCACATTCGTAGGAGGAGCCAGTAAAGATGGAGTAGGTGCCAGTTTAACTACCGGTATACATGGCGATGGGATATCATTCCGAAATTATGGCGATGATCTTCGGGGTGAAGTAATTGTCGGTCCAGACGATGACGTTTATGTGGCCAGCGTAACCGAATCCACTGATTTTCTGGCTGCTGCCCTGCCCATAACCGGGAGCAATCAGGCCGATGCAGTCGTTTTCAGATTAAGTTCTGATTTATCGCAACTTCGCTGGAGTTCCCGAATGGGCGGTAGCGGTTATGACAAAGCGCATAGCCTTAAATTAACGGCATCAGGCAGCTTATATGTTTGTGGAGTCACCACTAGTCTCGACTTGCCCGCCAGCACAGATGCCCTTAAATCGAAGCTGGAAAGTACAATCCATGTCGACGGATTCGTCGCTCGCTTCGATAATCAGAAAATAGCCCGGATGACGTATCTGGGTACCGAAGCCGAAGACATTGCCTACTTGCTGGACATAGATCCTGATGGCAATCCATACGTTTTTGGGTCGACACGAGGCAAATATCCCGTCACAACGGGTACGTATCAGAATGCGGGAAGCAGCCAGTTTATCCATGCACTTGACCCGAATTTAGCAAAGACCATTTTCTCTACTGTTATTGGGTCGGGACGGTCAACGCCAGACATTGCTCCGACGGCATTTCTGGTCAACGAATGTGGTAACATATACCTGTCGGGCTGGGGCGGAGTGGTGAACGTACGAACCGGCTTTAACACAAGCAGCAACACGACCGGCTTACCGGTTACGAAAGAAGCCTATAAGAAAACAACGAATGGCAGTAATTTTTGGGTAGCCCTACTGGAGCGGGGGGCCAAATCACTACTCTATGCCACGTTTGTCGGTAGTGACGCCATCGGTCGGGGCGATCATGTCGATGGCGGGACATCACGATTCAATAAACAGGGTGTTATTTTCCATGCGGTTTGCGCCTGTGGCGGCACAAATTTCCCGGCAACGGCCCAAGCCTGGTCAAAAACCAACAACAGTACCAATTGTAATAACCTGGCGTTCAAATTTGATGTAGACCGGCTGCGGGCGGGTTTTGATACCTATCGCGGTACGGAAAAAGGCGTCATAACAGGATGCACACCCCTTACACTCACGTTTCAGAATACGAGTTCTGGTGGAAAACAGTACCAATGGCTCATCGATGGCCAGGTCGTCTCAACCGATACGGCAAAAACGAGCTATGTATTCACCAAAGCCGGGCAATATCTTGTCAAGATTCGCGCGTATAACCCACTGACGTGTCAGCGAGTGGATTCTGTCCAGCAACTGATTACGGTCAATCCGGCCAATTTCCAGATCAGCCCCGACACAACCATCTGCCCCGATGCCAGCGCCCTTCTGAGGGCCAGCGGAGCTACAAAATATGCCTGGTCACCAGCCGATGGATTAAGCAGTACAACCATTGCCAATCCAATGGCCAGTCCAAAACAAACGACGACTTACACGGTCGACATGACCAATGAATTTGGTTGCGTAACTCGCAAAAGCGTAACCGTGAGCACTGATGCGTCATTTCGGCCTGATTTTACGGTCCAGGTTGGCGAAGACTGCAACCAGGCGGCCCAGCTTACATTCGTCAATAATACAAAGAATGCGGACCGATATGTCTGGCAGTTGGGCAATGGTGATACCGTTCGAACGCCTATACCCGAAAACTATCAGTACAATCAATCGGGGCAATACACGATTACACTCACGGCATCGCGTAATGGCTGTTCCCTAAGCGCTACCAGGACGATTAGTGTCGAGAATCTGAATAACATCCCAAATGTTATTACGCCCAACAACGACGGGAAAAATGATGTTTTCAATATCGGCCTGTCGGGCATGAAAATGGTGATTTATAACCGCTGGGGCCGACGGGTGTTTGACGCGTCACCTTATCAGAATGACTGGGGTGCTAATGTTGAAAATGGCGTCTATTATTACCTGCTCACAACCCCCACCGGAACCCAGTGCAAAGGATGGCTACAAGTGCTTCAGTAG
- a CDS encoding glutathionylspermidine synthase family protein translates to MISLKSLAASPDVQLRNLGWDWMLGQDTLPYLANEVVLVTPAEADAYYEAANELFEMFIAAGQHVIDQNRFAELGIPANLVELIKLSWDDDRNIHLYGRFDIAGGIDGQPIKLIEFNADTATCLPETAVVQYAHLRANGFDESHQFNAVFETLTGQFEELLALNPDLQPTLLLSAMRDFPEDDANVALLGEAAREAGFEVEFDFIDSVEFSDEEGIFWQNPKNGQFEKLDFWFKLIPWEAIAEDEPELVEILTDLVRKRLALILNPAYTLLFQSKYILKILWELYPNHPLLLEVETKPLVNKVCVEKVLFGREGANVRILNTDGSEWQAVDGDYGDYPKIYQEYVEFPKDSTGHSYQAGVFYAGEACGLGFRRGGLILDNGAGFVGHVVE, encoded by the coding sequence ATGATTTCGCTCAAATCACTCGCTGCTTCACCCGATGTACAACTCCGCAATCTGGGATGGGACTGGATGCTCGGGCAGGATACATTGCCTTATTTAGCCAATGAGGTAGTGCTTGTAACGCCTGCCGAAGCAGATGCGTATTATGAAGCGGCTAATGAACTATTCGAGATGTTCATTGCCGCCGGGCAGCATGTTATCGATCAGAACCGATTTGCTGAACTTGGCATTCCGGCTAATCTGGTCGAGCTGATAAAATTATCGTGGGACGATGATCGGAACATTCATTTGTATGGTCGCTTTGACATAGCTGGTGGAATTGATGGCCAACCCATTAAACTGATCGAATTCAACGCCGATACCGCAACCTGTTTGCCCGAAACGGCGGTGGTGCAATATGCTCACCTTCGGGCCAATGGTTTTGACGAAAGCCATCAGTTCAATGCTGTTTTTGAAACGCTTACGGGCCAGTTTGAAGAGCTGCTTGCCTTGAATCCGGACCTGCAACCGACCTTGTTATTATCGGCCATGCGCGACTTCCCCGAAGATGATGCCAACGTCGCCCTGCTTGGCGAAGCCGCACGTGAGGCTGGTTTTGAGGTTGAGTTCGATTTTATTGATAGCGTCGAATTTTCGGATGAGGAAGGTATTTTCTGGCAAAATCCGAAGAATGGTCAGTTCGAAAAGCTTGATTTCTGGTTTAAACTGATTCCCTGGGAAGCAATCGCCGAAGACGAACCCGAACTTGTAGAGATTTTGACGGATCTGGTTCGTAAACGCCTGGCCTTGATCCTGAATCCTGCCTATACACTACTTTTTCAATCGAAATACATCCTGAAAATTCTGTGGGAATTGTACCCAAATCATCCGCTATTGCTGGAAGTAGAAACAAAGCCGCTGGTCAATAAAGTATGCGTTGAGAAAGTATTGTTCGGGCGTGAGGGCGCTAATGTTCGCATTCTGAACACCGATGGCAGCGAATGGCAGGCCGTTGACGGTGACTACGGAGATTACCCGAAAATTTATCAGGAATACGTTGAGTTTCCGAAAGACTCCACCGGGCATAGTTATCAGGCCGGGGTTTTTTACGCAGGAGAAGCCTGTGGGCTTGGATTCCGGCGCGGTGGTTTGATCTTAGACAATGGCGCGGGCTTTGTTGGGCACGTGGTCGAATAA
- a CDS encoding LytR/AlgR family response regulator transcription factor, protein MTFFFEQATVISTELLDCLPIRLYARTDSRQLFSPADIVCLEAEKNYCWVCLKDGQRLLTTKTLKHHHSHLPANWFVRLHRNCVVNRQFIEKIEFADGSYRVDVTTGESFPVSRRRWKEIRRQLLGNQAIKSRSIMASFR, encoded by the coding sequence ATGACTTTCTTTTTTGAACAGGCAACGGTCATTTCTACCGAATTGCTTGATTGCCTTCCTATTCGACTATACGCTCGTACTGATAGTCGCCAATTATTTTCTCCAGCTGATATAGTCTGTTTAGAAGCTGAAAAGAATTATTGCTGGGTGTGTTTAAAAGATGGGCAACGGTTATTGACAACCAAGACATTAAAGCACCATCATAGCCATTTGCCAGCGAATTGGTTTGTCCGTCTTCACCGAAATTGTGTCGTAAACCGGCAATTTATTGAAAAAATAGAATTTGCTGACGGTAGCTACCGGGTTGATGTAACAACCGGCGAGTCGTTTCCCGTTTCGCGTCGTCGATGGAAGGAAATTCGCCGTCAATTATTAGGTAATCAAGCTATAAAGAGTCGTTCGATTATGGCTTCTTTTCGCTAA